The following nucleotide sequence is from Austwickia chelonae.
TCGAGTGCAGCGACACCTACCGATGGCACCGAGATCTGCACGGTGCCCTGACCAGGCGCCCTTCGAGGGATGCCTACCCCTCTCGTGGACGGAGAAGAGATGTCTGTGGACGGTGGTCTGACTCGGGCCGGCACGCCGGGTCAGGATCTGGCAGCCTCGGCCGAGGAGTGGCCGAGTGTCAGCGTGATCATGCCGATCCTCAACGAGGAGAAGTACCTGGCAGATGCGGTGCGTCGGGTCCTGGCACAGCAGTACGAAGGCGCATTGGAAGTGGTGCTGGCGGTGGGGCCCAGCCAGGACGCGACCGCAGCGGTGGCCCAGACGTTGGCCGGAGCCGACGCCCGGGTCCGAGTGGTGGAGAACCCCAGCGGCCGGACCCCGGACGGCTTGAACGCCGCATTGCACGCGGCACAGCACGACGTGATCGTTCGGGTCGACGGGCATGCCGAGCTCTCGGACGGGTACATCCGGACAGCAGTCGCCGAGCTGGAACGTACTGGGGCGGTCAATGTCGGCGGGATCATGGACGCCCAGGGCACTACGTCTTTCGAGCAAGCAGTGGCTTGTGCGATGAAGTCCCCCCTGGGCGTCGGTAACGCTCGCTTCCACTGTGGTGGTGGGGAGGGCGAAGCGGAGACGGTCTACCTGGGTGTCTTCCGTCGTGAAACGCTCTTGCAGATTGGCGGTTACGACAGCCACTTCACTCGGGCCCAGGACTGGGAGCTGAATCATCGGTTGCGGCAGTCCGGCGGGCGGGTCTGGTTCACGCCTGAGTTGAAAGTGACTTATCGCCCTCGGCCCACGGTGAACAAACTGTCCCGGCAGTACTTCGAGTACGGCCGCTGGCGTCGGGTGGTCTCAGCGCATCACGCCACGATCAACCCGCGCTATCTGGCACCTCCGGCAATGGTGCTGGGGACGGCGGCGGCCACGGTCGCTGGGCTGCGTCGGCCTGCTCTCCTCGCTGTTCCTGCGGCCTATCTCGCCGCAGTGGCTGCTGGCGGCCTTGCCATCAGTAAGGGACAGAAGACCAGTACCCGAGCGTTGGTACCGGTGGCTCTGGCAACGATGCACTGGTCGTGGGGGGTTGGCTTCCTGACGAGTCCTCGGCGGCTGCGTCGTCCGGTGCAGGAGAAGACGGAGGCGTGAGCAGCTCCAGCCTGCCGATGGTCGATGTCACCGTCGTCACCAGCGGTCATGATGTCGCCGATGCCCGGCTCCATCGGGAGGTGGCCGCATTACGCGCCCGTGGGCTCACCGTGGAGGTGCTCGGGCTGGGATCCGTGGACAACGGTCCGGCCGGGGCCGAGGTGCGTACCTGGCAGCGTTCAGGGATGGTCTCCCGGGCTTTCTTGGCCCTGCGCCAGCCTTTTCTGGCCAGGGGACGGGTGATCGTGGCACTCGATCCCGACTCCGGTCTCGTGACCTGTCTGGCTGCTCGGGTGCGGGGGCGCAGATCGGTTGCGGATGTCCATGAGGACTATGCGGCGCTGCTGGGCGACCGCGACTGGGCGAAACGGTGGGGCGGAGCTCCTGGCGTGGTCGGTCAGGCCTTGGTCAGGAGCGGGCTGAGGGTCTTCAAACATGCAGACCTGGTGGTGGTCGCCGATGATCACGTGCCGCCGTCGACCGCGCGGCAACGTCTGGTCGTCCGGAACCTGCCGGACACCTCGATGCTGCCCGAGCCCGGCCCGCGTTCGCCGGTTCCCAGAGCCTTCTACATCGGCGATCTGCGACGGAGCCGTGGCCTGTTCGCGATGGTCGAAGCCATCAGACGGTCTCCCGAGTGGCAACTGGACCTGGTCGGTCCGGTGGCTGCTGCCGATGACGAGCCTCTGCGTCAGCTGCTGGCCCAGGATCCGGAGCTGTCCGCGAGAGTACGTCTGCATGGGCGCAGGCCACCGGCAGAGGCGTGGCGTCACGCCGAGGGGGCTTGGGTGGGGCTGATGCTCTTGGAACCGACTCCGGCCTTCAATGACGCCGTGCCGAGCAAACTGTACGAATACTTGGGGTGCGGTGTTCCGGTGATCACCACCGATCTGCCGCGTCCTGCTGATCTGGTGCGTCAGTCCCAGGCCGGGGCAGTGGTGGCCGGGGGGACCGATGTCCACGTCGGGGAACGGGTCGCCGAGGTCCTGCGGGCTTGGTCGGCAGACCCTGAGGAGATGGATCTCCTGCGAGCGAGGCTGGCGCAGGAAGCGCTGAACGCCAGATCGCGTCCCACCCCTTACGAAGAGCTTGCCGATCGGGTCATTGATCTGCTCGGACGCTCCTGATCCCACATCCCTGGCTATCCCCTTGGAGGAGTTATGTCCGTCCGTATCATCGACACTGCAGATGTGTCCGAACAGGCACAGATCGGTGACGGAAGTTCCATCTGGCACCTCGCCCAGGTCCGTGAGGACGCGGTCCTCGGGGAGAACTGCATCGTGGGCCGTGGCGCCTACGTCGGCTCGGGTGTCGTGATGGGCGACAACTGCAAGCTGCAGAATTACGCCCTGGTCTACGAGCCGGCGAAGCTGGGCAATGGCGTCTTCGTCGGCCCGGCCGTGGTCTTCACGAACGATCATTACCCGCGGTCGATCTCGCCGGACGGCAGCTTGAAGCGCGGTGACGACTGGGAGCATGTGGGAGTCACCGTCGAGGACGGCGCGTCGATCGGTGCCCGTTCGGTGTGTGTGGCTCCGGTGACGATCGGGAAGTGGGCCCTGGTGGCCGCGGGGTCGACCGTGGTCAAGGATGTCCCGGCCTACGCTTTGGTGGCGGGGACGCCGGCGCGTCGGATCCGTTGGGTCGGCGAGGCGGGGGTTCCTCTGGAAGAAGCGGGTGACGATCTGTGGCGTTGCCCGCAGACCGGTCGCACTTACCTCCAGGAGGGGGAGAGCCTGCGTCCGCAGGACTGATCGTCAGCGACGTGGACCTTTCGGTGGGGTGCGGTCACTGCCCAGTGACCGCACCCCACCGGCGTCTCAGGCGTGGAAGGCCCCGAACCCTTCGGCGATGAGTAGTAGCCCGAAGATCGCGAAGGCTGCTGCCGCGCCGATCTTGATGACCTTTTCGGGGAGCTTGCGGCCGAGAACGGCCCCTACGACGATGGCCAGGGCATCGGCAGCCACCATCCCCAGAGTGCTACCGATCCATGTGCCGAACCATTCCTCCTTGGTGGCCAGTGCGACGGTGGCCAGCATCGTTTTATCGCCCAGCTCGGCGAGGAAGAAAGCGACACCGACGGCAACGATGGCAGCGCCGGTGCTGTGCTTGGCTTTGTCCGCCTCGGCGTCGGTGAGTTCGTCTCCACGAAGGGTCCAGGCAGCGAAGGCGAGAAAAGAGATCCCTGCCACGATGGAAATGATCCATTGCCGGTCTGCGAAGGCATTGCCGACGACCCGCCCCAGGGCGACGGAGGCCAGATGCACCAGTGCAGTGGCTGTGGTGATCCCGATCAGGACGTCTCGCGGGCGGTAACGAGCGGCGAAGGTCATAGCCATCAACTGGCTCTTATCGCCCAGTTCAGCGGCGAAGATCACCGCAGTGGACAGGAGAAAGGCGTACATGGCGGGGCTCTCGGTCAGGTGCCGACCGGAGAGCCCGCGCTGGGGAGTCTTCGGCCGACGCTAGCGTGTACACGGTTGCGCTTTCGGCCGAAAGTCTCGTCCGCCACCGAGCTGGCCTGAGGCCTGTCTGTCGGTGACCGCCCCCACCGGGTGCTGAGTTCATTCGGCACCAGTATGTCGACGAGGGCGCGGGGGACTACTCCCTTTCGCGTCTTTATCTTAACCGGCTCCTCAGCCGGGGACACCAGTCTGTTCTGTCTGGCGAGATATGTGACTTTCGTCGGTGAGCTGTGACCTTTCCTTGCGGTCTGTTTCAGCACGCCAGCTCAGGGTGACGACATGTGCCAGCATGACGAACCACATCGGTAGCGCCAGCGAGGAGCTGACCACGACCCCGGTCACGGTGAGAGCGATGAGCAGACAACCGATCTCAACTCGACGGGAGACGACCTCGGCGTCAGCCGCTGTGCTGTGGAGTCCCACGGTGTGTCGGCAGCAGTACGCCAGGAGTGCCAGAAAAGGAATGGCTACGAAAAGTCCGTATTGACTGAGGATTTCGATGAAACCGTTGTGGGCGTTGATGGTCAGGTCTTCGATCCCTACGGGTTTTTCCTGCCCCAGGCGATATTCGAAGGTGCCCGGGCCGGTGCCGAACAACGGACTGCTCTCCCAGTAACGCAGCCCAGCGCGGATCAGATTGATCCGCAGCCCGTCGGACTCCTCTTCACCAGCTTTGGGCGTCCGGAGTAAGGGGTTCTTGTCGGCCAGCGCCGGAACGAGGAAAGCTGCCGCGATCAGCAACCCCAGGGCGGACGCCAAGGAGATGGCGACCCACCGGGCCGTACGGGAACGACGGACCGCCGCCCACCACCCTCGACGGGCGGCAATGCCGATCGAGACCACCACCAGCTGCAGGGCCACGGCGCCGACCGCGCCTCGGCTCAGTGTCGTCCAGATCAACCAGGTGGTGGCTCCTGCGGTGGCCAGGAAGACCACACCGACCCATCGGGGAACCCGGTCCAAGGACCAAGCCAGCAAAGTCCCGGTGACAGCGACGAGTACACAGGCGTAGTTGTTCGGGTTGGAGAAGGTTCCGGCTGGAATGTGCGGCTGGAAATACCACTCGACCCAACGGGTGACGACGATGTGCTCGTCGTACAGGATCTCCATGACGGCCACCGGGGCGGTGGTGGCCAGCACCAAGACCCACAAGGTGCGGAATCCGTACTGTCCGGCACGAGTTCCCCGGGAAAGCAGGATCATCGCTCCAGTGATCGCGGCTGATGCGGCCATCAGGGAGAGCTCACTACGAGCGGCTTTCCCGGTTGCTCCGGGCTGGGTGTTCCAGGTGACTGTCGCGCTGACGGCCCATGCCACCCAGAAAGCCACCCACAGGATCACCGAACGTGAACGCCACCAGGTCAGACGCCACAGACAGGCTGCTGTGACGACGAAGACTGCGAGGAGGAGGAGACCGATGGGTGCCAGCCAGAGACCTTTGACCCGCAAGGAGATCTGGCTGATCCATGTCAGCAGAAGCCCGGCGACCACGATCATCGTCGGACCAGCAGCCCACAGCGGAGAAAGAATCCGATGAAGCCGCTCACGCACGCCGATCAGCTCTGTGGAGCGGCGGCCGTCCTCCGCCGACTCCACAGGATTGTTCGTGGTCACGGCGTACGGATTCCCGACCACTGCTCGTGTCGACGGTGCGTCGACAGGATGAAGTTCACCGCTCGCTGTGAGCAGTTGTCGATGGCGTAATCGGCAGGAAGCACCGGGTGGATGTCGCCCTGCTCGTCACAGGAAGCGAGGACGGTCCGGATGCCCTCGACCACATTCTCCGGATCCAGCCCGGTCATCACGATGGCACCGGTGTCCAGGGCCTCGGGACGTTCGATGGCATCGCGCAGAGTCACCGC
It contains:
- a CDS encoding glycosyltransferase family 2 protein, giving the protein MPTPLVDGEEMSVDGGLTRAGTPGQDLAASAEEWPSVSVIMPILNEEKYLADAVRRVLAQQYEGALEVVLAVGPSQDATAAVAQTLAGADARVRVVENPSGRTPDGLNAALHAAQHDVIVRVDGHAELSDGYIRTAVAELERTGAVNVGGIMDAQGTTSFEQAVACAMKSPLGVGNARFHCGGGEGEAETVYLGVFRRETLLQIGGYDSHFTRAQDWELNHRLRQSGGRVWFTPELKVTYRPRPTVNKLSRQYFEYGRWRRVVSAHHATINPRYLAPPAMVLGTAAATVAGLRRPALLAVPAAYLAAVAAGGLAISKGQKTSTRALVPVALATMHWSWGVGFLTSPRRLRRPVQEKTEA
- a CDS encoding glycosyltransferase; the protein is MSSSSLPMVDVTVVTSGHDVADARLHREVAALRARGLTVEVLGLGSVDNGPAGAEVRTWQRSGMVSRAFLALRQPFLARGRVIVALDPDSGLVTCLAARVRGRRSVADVHEDYAALLGDRDWAKRWGGAPGVVGQALVRSGLRVFKHADLVVVADDHVPPSTARQRLVVRNLPDTSMLPEPGPRSPVPRAFYIGDLRRSRGLFAMVEAIRRSPEWQLDLVGPVAAADDEPLRQLLAQDPELSARVRLHGRRPPAEAWRHAEGAWVGLMLLEPTPAFNDAVPSKLYEYLGCGVPVITTDLPRPADLVRQSQAGAVVAGGTDVHVGERVAEVLRAWSADPEEMDLLRARLAQEALNARSRPTPYEELADRVIDLLGRS
- a CDS encoding acyltransferase, which translates into the protein MSVRIIDTADVSEQAQIGDGSSIWHLAQVREDAVLGENCIVGRGAYVGSGVVMGDNCKLQNYALVYEPAKLGNGVFVGPAVVFTNDHYPRSISPDGSLKRGDDWEHVGVTVEDGASIGARSVCVAPVTIGKWALVAAGSTVVKDVPAYALVAGTPARRIRWVGEAGVPLEEAGDDLWRCPQTGRTYLQEGESLRPQD
- a CDS encoding TMEM165/GDT1 family protein gives rise to the protein MYAFLLSTAVIFAAELGDKSQLMAMTFAARYRPRDVLIGITTATALVHLASVALGRVVGNAFADRQWIISIVAGISFLAFAAWTLRGDELTDAEADKAKHSTGAAIVAVGVAFFLAELGDKTMLATVALATKEEWFGTWIGSTLGMVAADALAIVVGAVLGRKLPEKVIKIGAAAAFAIFGLLLIAEGFGAFHA
- a CDS encoding O-antigen ligase family protein; translated protein: MTTNNPVESAEDGRRSTELIGVRERLHRILSPLWAAGPTMIVVAGLLLTWISQISLRVKGLWLAPIGLLLLAVFVVTAACLWRLTWWRSRSVILWVAFWVAWAVSATVTWNTQPGATGKAARSELSLMAASAAITGAMILLSRGTRAGQYGFRTLWVLVLATTAPVAVMEILYDEHIVVTRWVEWYFQPHIPAGTFSNPNNYACVLVAVTGTLLAWSLDRVPRWVGVVFLATAGATTWLIWTTLSRGAVGAVALQLVVVSIGIAARRGWWAAVRRSRTARWVAISLASALGLLIAAAFLVPALADKNPLLRTPKAGEEESDGLRINLIRAGLRYWESSPLFGTGPGTFEYRLGQEKPVGIEDLTINAHNGFIEILSQYGLFVAIPFLALLAYCCRHTVGLHSTAADAEVVSRRVEIGCLLIALTVTGVVVSSSLALPMWFVMLAHVVTLSWRAETDRKERSQLTDESHISRQTEQTGVPG